One window of Doryrhamphus excisus isolate RoL2022-K1 chromosome 13, RoL_Dexc_1.0, whole genome shotgun sequence genomic DNA carries:
- the LOC131140497 gene encoding serine/threonine-protein phosphatase PP1-beta catalytic subunit-like: protein MRRIASGQHSYSIRVKMAEGELNVDSLISRLLEVRGCRPGKIVQMTEAEVRGLCIKSREIFLSQPILLELEAPLKICGDIHGQYTDLLRLFEYGGFPPEANYLFLGDYVDRGKQSLETICLLLAYKIKYPENFFLLRGNHECASINRIYGFYDECKRRFNIKLWKTFTDCFNCLPIAAIIDEKIFCCHGGLSPDLQSMEQIRRIMRPTDVPDTGLLCDLLWSDPDKDVQGWGENDRGVSFTFGADVVSKFLNRHDLDLICRAHQVVEDGYEFFAKRQLVTLFSAPNYCGEFDNAGGMMSVDESLMCSFQILKPSEKKAKYQYGGVNSGRPVTPSRTTQAPKKR, encoded by the exons ATGAGGAGAATCGCAAGCGGCCAACACTCTTACTCCATCAGAGTGAAGATGGCGGAGGGTGAATTGAACGTGGACAGCCTCATCTCTCGGCTTTTGGAAG TGAGGGGATGTCGCCCGGGGAAGATAGTGCAGATGACCGAGGCGGAAGTGCGAGGCCTCTGCATCAAGTCCCGGGAGATCTTCCTCAGTCAGCCCATCCTGCTGGAGCTGGAGGCCCCGCTTAAGATCTGTG GCGACATCCATGGGCAGTACACGGATCTACTGCGGCTCTTCGAGTATGGCGGCTTCCCCCCAGAGGCCAACTACCTGTTCCTGGGCGACTACGTGGACCGAGGCAAGCAGTCACTGGAGACCATCTGCCTGCTGCTGGCGTACAAGATCAAATACCCCGAGAACTTTTTCCTGCTCAGGGGCAACCATGAGTGTGCCTCCATCAACCGCATCTACGGCTTCTACgatgaat GTAAGCGCAGGTTCAACATAAAGCTGTGGAAGACCTTCACCGACTGTTTCAACTGCCTGCCCATCGCTGCGATAATTGATGAGAAGATCTTCTGCTGCCATGGAG GACTCTCGCCTGACCTGCAGTCAATGGAGCAGATCCGCAGGATTATGAGGCCAACAGATGTGCCTGACACAG GCCTCCTCTGCGACCTCCTGTGGTCCGACCCAGACAAGGACGTGCAAGGCTGGGGGGAGAACGACCGCGGTGTGTCCTTCACCTTCGGCGCCGACGTGGTCAGCAAATTCCTCAACCGCCACGACCTGGACCTCATCTGCAGAGCCCACCAG GTTGTGGAGGATGGCTATGAGTTCTTTGCCAAACGCCAACTGGTCACTCTCTTCTCAGCACCCAACTACTGCGGGGAATTTGATAACGCAGGCGGCATGATGAGCGTGGACGAATCGCTCATGTGTTCCTTCCAG ATCTTAAAGCCGTCAGAGAAGAAGGCCAAATATCAGTATGGGGGGGTCAATTCTGGTCGGCCTGTCACTCCATCCCGCACGACTCAGGCCCCCAAGAAGAGGTGA